The Lactuca sativa cultivar Salinas chromosome 2, Lsat_Salinas_v11, whole genome shotgun sequence genome includes a window with the following:
- the LOC111907150 gene encoding uncharacterized protein LOC111907150, whose translation MEVVSAIISPIVESLMGPVKKQLGYIFSFTKHVRNMNTIMKQLDGTILDVKKHIERNNISNLEIPARIPGWLEEVEKTKEKAQTISSTGNGCFNLKMRHQVGRNAFKIIEEMKSFIDENNKITWSDAQRPLGKVNSKIASSSAPLDGDAQNHFKSRERTFKDALGFLQQDHKSQVIALCGMGGVGKTTMMEQVKKTAEDKKMFDYVVKVVIGQQINMFSIQQAIAEYMGQSLTETSKTARVDRLRITFGNLPEGKRKVLVIFDDVWETIELKDIGLSPLPNGFKLLLTSRNENICKQIAVEANSDSTLVRVDVMEELEAHNFFWQITGVSKQHDMELNQIGSEIVRRCGFLPLAIKLIAKTLQFHEVSAWRDTFQRLKKKNLDENVQEVIKISYNYIKTEEEKVIFLLCGLFPDDFNIPIEELTRYAWGLQLLSEVSTLGEARDRTKTCVQNLRNANLLMDSDYIGCVKMHDLVLAFVLSRVSKGDHAWIINHGDILKRSRAEVEDSCKRVSITCTGMSEFPGDSEYPNLSLLRLMNGDKSLKFSQGFYERMENLEVVAYEKIQYPLLPRSLECSTKLRTLILHQCLLMFDCSAIGELLNLEVLSFAHCGIKKLPSTIAKLKKLKLLDLTGCLNLRIDDGVLKNLVELEELYMRVACGKAICFTDNNRAELAELSKHLSALEVEFFDNKDTPENMVFTKLKRFRICMGCGLEYNTRKNMHSFENTLRLVTNKNELLESGMNELFEKTEVLYLEVDGMNDLEEVLVQSVHLPRQAFNNLRALDVIKCANLRYLFTVPIANGLMKLERLTVSQCSVLEVLAHSENGGDGVIKFQGLKFLSLKKLPELIGFSNIDIVIELPQLLELRLEGLPNFTSIYPQKTSATSSMSSNVSAIQPFFNKQMLIPKLEILQIHGMDELKEIWAYQFSISDEVNACMLTKIEVKECDNLVNLFPTNPMSLLGRLEELHVSECGSIEVLFDMDVSCIGEIEEFGSKLKHIKVYRLDKLRELWRMKGESSFDILIHTFQAVENIEIRRCERFVNVFTPAVSKYDVRTLMNVSIDGRRPCESSRRNIQFAQKSQELNVISKAEVNNNIRDVESSIHPIPFLNHLERLNVEDCEDVEVVFEIESSSISSSTDFTTTPHKYNHQPPLLLPSLKVLDLQYMESMSDVWKCNWKKLVIPQNQSQSYSFHNLTRINMGFCNSIKYLFSPLMGKLLPNLKEVRIIFCDGIEEVVSSRDINDENEEIISSTHTNTISSFPLLEMLALGALPRLKSIDQFQCSQVDVASWFLCQYSKKISISYCYALSRVFPSYVVGQLNKLEELRISECGSIVEIFEIEGANSNGVDSITNVGDGSDAITIPRSANMTFLQLPNLTILYIHKCEVLEYIFTSSTLESFKQLKELTVIKCKAMQVIVKEDGEHIEKSKSIIVFPRLKSLKLTDLPDLKGFFLGMNEFRWPVLEKVKIYGCPQMMSFTSGHSKASKLNYIHTGLGKHSLDQCGLNFHLTNETQLSMCSTPAMIKLVQFPWSFSNLVEVDAQKSDILLKSSIVFPCKELLNLKNLEKLSITNAYQSVVEEVFEVTNDDVNIGTQSVVAFQKLKEVTLGGISNLKHMWKSHRWIVLNFPNLTKVSIVSCKLLGHVFSSCMIGSLLQLQELIISECKSMDVIVKQVEDSETRPTEVVFPCLKTITLHELPNLKGFCLGKEAFQWPSLDTLKIKDCPEIIVFTNGQSTTPELKLIDTTFGLCHTTEDPNSFIKTYQQEGWQF comes from the exons ATGGAGGTTGTATCTGCAATAATTAGTCCTATTGTTGAATCATTAATGGGTCCTGTAAAAAAACAGCTGGGATATATCTTTTCCTTCACAAAACATGTAAGGAACATGAATACTATAATGAAGCAACTGGATGGTACAATACTTGATGTCAAAAAGCACATAGAAAGAAACAACATTAGTAATCTGGAGATACCTGCTCGTATACCTGGTTGGTTGGAAGAAGTCGAAAAGACCAAAGAAAAAGCTCAAACCATTTCAAGTACTGGGAATGGATGTTTTAACTTGAAAATGAGGCATCAAGTAGGAAGGAATGCATTCaagatcatagaggagatgaaaAGTTTTATTGATGAAAACAATAAGATAACTTGGAGTGATGCTCAAAGACCACTTGGGAAAGTGAACTCGAAAATCGCATCTAGTTCTGCACCTTTGGATGGTGATGCCCAAAATCACTTCAAATCAAGAGAGAGGACCTTCAAGGATGCGCTCGGGTTTCTTCAACAAGATCACAAGAGCCAAGTGATAGCCCTATGTGGAATGGGAGGTGTGGGGAAAACCACTATGATGGAACAAGTGAAAAAGACTGCAGAAGATAAGAAAATGTTTGATTATGTTGTGAAGGTGGTTATTGGGCAACAAATTAACATGTTTTCTATTCAGCAAGCTATAGCAGAATATATGGGTCAATCCCTCACTGAAACGAGTAAAACAGCAAGAGTAGATCGTCTTCGTATAACATTTGGGAACCTTCCAGAAGGTAAAAGAAAGGTTTTAGTGATATTTGATGATGTATGGGAGACTATTGAACTCAAAGATATTGGACTGAGTCCTTTGCCCAATGGCTTCAAGTTGTTGCTGACATCACGAAATGAAAATATTTGCAAACAAATTGCAGTAGAAGCTAATTCGGATTCGACACTAGTTCGAGTGGATGTGATGGAGGAGCTTGAAGCACATAATTTCTTTTGGCAAATCACAGGAGTTTCAAAACAACATGATATGGAGCTGAATCAAATAGGAAGTGAAATTGTGAGAAGATGTGGTTTTTTGCCCCTTGCCATTAAACTCATCGCCAAAACCCTTCAATTTCATGAAGTTTCTGCATGGAGAGATACTTTTCaacggttgaagaagaagaatcttgatGAGAATGTGCAAGAAGTTATTAAGATAAGctataattatataaaaacagAGGAGGAAAAGGTGATTTTTCTTCTGTGTGGCTTGTTTCCTGATGACTTTAATATTCCAATCGAGGAACTCACAAGATATGCATGGGGCCTACAGTTATTAAGTGAAGTATCTACTTTGGGAGAGGCTAGAGACAGGACAAAAACATGTGTGCAGAATCTTAGAAATGCAAATTTATTGATGGATAGTGATTACATTGGGTGTGTCAAAATGCATGATCTTGTGCTTGCTTTTGTGTTAAGTAGAGTTTCTAAAGGTGACCATGCATGGATAATCAACCATGGTGATATTTTAAAGCGGAGTAGAGCTGAAGTGGAAGATTCTTGCAAAAGAGTTTCTATTACTTGCACAGGAATGTCTGAGTTTCCTGGTGACTCTGAGTACCCAAACTTGTCACTTTTGAGACTTATGAATGGAGATAAGTCGCTTAAGTTTTCTCAAGGTTTTTATGAAAGAATGGAAAATCTTGAAGTTGTAGCATATGAAAAAATTCAGTATCCATTGCTTCCCAGATCACTTGAATGCTCCACCAAGCTACGAACACTCATTCTCCATCAGTGCTTATTGATGTTTGATTGCTCTGCTATTGGTGAACTCTTGAATCTGGAAGTGCTTAGTTTTGCTCATTGTGGCATCAAAAAGTTACCATCCACAATCGCAAAGTTGAAGAAGCTAAAGCTTCTGGATTTGACAGGGTGTCTTAATCTTCGTATTGATGACGGTGTCTTGAAGAATTTAGTCGAGCTTGAAGAGCTTTATATGAGAGTTGCGTGTGGAAAGGCTATTTGCTTCACAGACAACAATCGTGCTGAATTAGCAGAGCTTTCAAAGCACCTTTCGGCATTAGAAGTTGAGTTCTTTGACAACAAGGATACGCCCGAGAATATGGTGTTTACTAAACTTAAAAGGTTCAGGATCTGTATGGGATGTGGTTTAGAATACAATACTCGCAAAAATATGCATTCATTTGAAAACACGCTGAGGTTGGTGACTAACAAAAATGAGCTATTGGAATCTGGAATGAATGAGTTGTTTGAGAAAACTGAGGTGCTTTATTTGGAGGTGGATGGTATGAATGATCTTGAAGAAGTTTTAGTGCAATCAGTTCATCTTCCTCGACAGGCATTTAATAATCTAAGAGCCCTTGATGTTATCAAGTGTGCAAACTTAAGATACCTCTTCACAGTCCCTATTGCAAATGGTTTGATGAAGCTTGAGCGCCTCACGGTTTCACAATGCTCTGTTCTGGAAGTACTTGCACATAGTGAGAATGGTGGAGATGGGGTAATCAAGTTTCAGGGGCTAAAGTTTCTATCTTTGAAGAAGCTACCAGAGCTGATAGGTTTTAGCAACATTGATATTGTTATTGAGCTACCACAGCTGCTGGAGTTGAGACTTGAAGGCCTTCCTAATTTCACAAGTATTTATCCTCAGAAAACATCTGCAACATCTTCTATGTCCAGTAATGTCTCTGCAATTCAACCTTTCTTTAACAAACAG ATGCTGATTCCTAAGTTAGAGATATTGCAAATTCATGGTATGGATGAGCTGAAAGAGATATGGGCTTATCAATTTAGTATTAGTGACGAAGTTAATGCCTGCATGTTGACAAAGATTGAAGTGAAGGAATGTGATAATCTTGTGAATTTGTTTCCAACCAATCCCATGTCTTTGCTTGGTCGTCTGGAAGAGCTTCATGTTTCTGAATGTGGAAGCATTGAAGTCTTATTTGACATGGACGTGAGTTGTATTGGTGAAATTGAAGAATTCGGTAGCAAGTTGAAACACATTAAAGTATATAGGTTGGATAAGCTAAGAGAGTTGTGGAGGATGAAAGGGGAAAGTAGCTTTGATATCCTCATTCATACCTTTCAAGCTGTTGAAAATATAGAAATAAGAAGGTGTGAGAGGTTTGTAAATGTATTCACACCTGCTGTCTCCAAATATGATGTGAGAACACTTATGAATGTGAGTATAGATGGTAGGAGACCTTGTGAATCAAGCAGGAGAAACATTCAATTTGCTCAGAAAAGCCAGGAG CTTAATGTTATATCCAAGGCAGAGGTGAATAATAATATTCGTGACGTTGAATCCTCAATTCATCCCATACCTTTTCTTAATCACCTTGAAAGACTTAATGTAGAAGACTGTGAAGATGTTGAAGTGGTGTTTGAGATAGAGAGTTCCAGTATCAGCAGCAGCACAGATTTCACAACAACTCCGCATAAATATAATCATCAACCACCACTACTACTTCCCTCTCTCAAGGTTTTAGATTTACAATATATGGAGAGTATGAGTGATGTGTGGAAGTGCAATTGGAAGAAACTTGTAATTCCTCAAAACCAATCACAATCCTACTCATTCCACAACCTCACACGAATAAACATGGGTTTCTGCAATAGCATAAAGTACTTATTTTCACCTCTCATGGGCAAACTTCTTCCCAACTTAAAGGAGGTCCGCATAATTTTTTGTGATGGTATTGAAGAAGTTGTTTCAAGTAGAGATATTAATGATGAAAATGAAGAAATAATATCTTCTACTCACACAAACACCATCTCCTCCTTCCCTCTTCTTGAGATGCTCGCCCTTGGGGCTCTGCCACGCCTCAAGAGTATCGATCAGTTCCAG TGTTCTCAAGTCGATGTTGCTTCTTGGTTCTTATGCCAATACTCCAAAAAGATTTCTATAAGTTATTGCTATGCCTTGTCAAGAGTGTTTCCATCTTATGTAGTGGGACAATTGAATAAACTTGAAGAGTTGAGAATATCAGAATGTGGGTCAATTGTGGAGATATTTGAAATTGAAGGGGCCAACAGCAATGGTGTTGATAGTATTACTAATGTTGGTGATGGAAGTGATGCAATCACCATCCCCAGGTCGGCAAATATGACTTTTCTTCAATTGCCCAACCTAACAATATTGTATATACATAAATGTGAAGTTTTAGAATATATATTCACAAGTTCGACACTTGAAAGCTTTAAGCAACTCAAAGAATTGACTGTAATAAAATGCAAGGCAATGCAAGTGATTGTGAAGGAAGATGGAGAGCACATAGAAAAATCTAAGTCTATAATAGTCTTCCCACGTCTCAAGTCCCTTAAACTAACAGATTTACCAGATCTCAAGGGTTTCTTCTTGGGGATGAATGAGTTCAGGTGGCCAGTATTGGAAAAGGTTAAGATTTATGGCTGCCCGCAAATGATGAGTTTCACATCTGGTCACTCAAAGGCTTCGAAGCTCAACTACATACATACAGGATTAGGCAAGCATAGTCTTGATCAATGTGGCCTCAACTTCCATTTGACCAATGAG ACTCAACTCTCAATGTGCTCTACTCCAGCTATGATAAAGCTAGTTCAGTTCCCTTGGTCCTTTTCAAATTTAGTTGAAGTAGATGCACAAAAGAGTGACATATTGTTGAAAAGCAGCATAGTTTTTCCATGTAAGGAGTTGCTTAATTTGAAGAATCTTGAAAAGCTTTCTATTACCAATGCCTATCAATCTGTAGTAGAGGAGGTATTTGAAGTAACAAACGATGATGTGAATATTGGAACACAATCTGTTGTGGCATTTCAAAAGCTAAAAGAGGTGACTTTGGGTGGAATAAGTAATTTGAAGCATATGTGGAAGAGCCATAGGTGGATAGTGTTGAACTTTCCAAACCTTACAAAGGTGTCGATTGTAAGTTGTAAGCTTCTTGGACATGTTTTCAGTAGTTGCATGATTGGCAGTCTATTGCAGCTCCAAGAGCTAATTATAAGTGAGTGCAAGAGTATGGATGTGATTGTCAAGCAAGTTGAAGATTCTGAAACTAGACCGACCGAGGTTGTGTTCCCTTGTCTAAAAACCATCACACTTCATGAGCTTCCAAATCTCAAGGGATTTTGCTTGGGGAAGGAGGCTTTTCAATGGCCATCGTTAGATACTTTGAAAATCAAAGATTGTCCGGAAATAATAGTTTTCACAAATGGTCAATCAACTACTCCGGAGCTGAAGTTAATAGATACAACTTTTGGATTGTGTCATACAACGGAAGACCCAAACTCCTTTATAAAGACCTATCAACAAGAG GGATGGCAGTTCTAG
- the LOC111907182 gene encoding replication protein A 70 kDa DNA-binding subunit A: MKLRIIRLWTLEDYYNKDEIFSIQLILMDEQGNKIQGHVPNTYIYKFRNVLKEGEAYFIKNPNLAKMDEGKFQLTDQMQRLTFNRETTVTPCLHFFGSVVGFAFIDYHPIIVSIVPQNISLDVIGLVVAIGKIDARNEDRKRHKMRLQIQDVKGSQLDVNLWGDYCYTLSDYIQKNPNILQIVIILQFAKINVCLNQDGLNENSSSTFSYMKFNRSSEKDDFVLKMSRKQSLIFSNRLR, translated from the exons ATGAAGCTTCGTATTATCAGATTATGGACACTGGAAGATTACTATAACAAAGACGAAATTTTCTCCATTCAACTTATTTTAATGGACGAACAG GGTAACAAGATCCAAGGTCATGTCCCCAATACTTACATTTACAAGTTTAGAAATGTTCTAAAAGAAGGGGAAGCTTATTTTATCAAAAATCCAAATTTGGCAAAGATGGATGAAGGAAAATTTCAACTAACTGATCAAATGCAAAGGCTCACCTTCAATCGCGAGACTACTGTCACTCCATGTCTCCATTTTTTTGGATCAGTTGTTGGGTTTGCTTTTATTGACTATCATCCCATTATCGTCAGCATTGTTCCACAAAACATTTCATTGG ATGTTATCGGTTTGGTGGTCGCAATTGGTAAAATTGATGCTCGAAATGAAGATAGAAAGAGGCATAAGATGAGACTACAGATCCAAGATGTCAA GGGTTCTCAATTGGATGTTAACCTATGGGGAGATTATTGTTACACATTGTCGGATTACATCCAAAAGAATCCAAACATTCTCCAGATTGTCATAATCCTTCAGTTTGCAAAGATTAATGTCTG TTTGAATCAAGACGGTCTCAATGAAAACTCATCCAGTACTTTCTCCTATATGAAATTTAATCGAAGTTCTGAAAAGGATGATTTTGTGCTTAAAATGAGCCGAAAACAATCGTTGATATTTTCGAACCGACTGAG ATAA